Below is a genomic region from Citrobacter europaeus.
CCCCTGTACAACGTCGGGGTGTTCTGAACGTTGTGTTGACGGTGAAGCAGGGCAAGAGCCGGTTGACCGCGTTGGGGCAAATTGAGGCCGGCTGGCGTCACCAGAAGCTGTATTCCCTGGCGGCGCTGTTCAGCCAGCAGTGTACGCCCAATGGCTATGGTGTGTACCAGCTTGATGATGGCAGGCAGGTCTTTCTGGCCACGGTGAAGGGGATGCCATCTCCGATGGCAGATGTGATCGGAACGCCAGATCAAATTATCCGGGCGAGAGAGCTCTTTCTGTCCTTCAACCCTGCTCCTGAGGACGGATGGACGATACCTTCATCACCGGAATTCCTCCAGTCCTGGGACACTCTGGTCGGTCAGGTATCTTCGGCACAGCTCCGGTTTGCCAGAGTGGCGGGCGTGTCTAATCCTTTGCGGGCATACGGTGCGGGAGTGCTGTCAGTGACTGCCCTGCTTGGTGGTGCAGTCTGGTGGAGCAGGTTACCCGAACCTCCGGTCGTGCCTGTCGTGCAGGAGTTACCGCCACCGGTGCAGGATGTGTTTAAAAAAGCACCTGAACCTGTTTACCTTCCACATCCCTGGGCAGATATGCCTGTGGCCAGACACTTTCTGAACCGCTGTCAGCGCTGGCGCGCAGCAGTTCCTGTAAGTCTTGACCGTTGGCGTCTCGAACGAATTCGTTGCAGTGCTGAGGGGCTGGAGACGGTGTACCAGCGGCAGCCCGGTGGGACGGCGGCAGGCTTTGCGGAGCGGGTGAAGCAGGTATTTAAGCGTACACCAGTATTCAACCTTGTTTCAGGTGGCAACGAAGGTGTGGTGTTTATTCCATGGGCGAAATTCACATTACAGGATGAGACTGCGCCGGATGTGGGGACCCAGTTGATGCAGGCGGTGTCGTGGTTTCAGTCACGCCAGGTCAGTTTTTCTCTGTCCGAAGTGAAAACTCCTCCCGCGATGCCCGGTGATGGTGCCGGCAACGATGCGCCCCAGCCGATACAGGACTGGCATGAATACACGTTCAGTATCACTGATAAACACATGCCTGAGTGGATTTTACAGGGACTCGATATGCAGGGGGTACGGCTGAGTTCTGTGGGCTACACCCTGAGTCCTCAGGGACAGTTTACTTATCAGATTGAGGGGCATCTTTATGCTTATGCCAAAAAATAGTGTTTTCATCAGTGGTGTTCTCCTGATGGCGTTCAGCGCAGGGGCATTTTCGCAACCCACACCCACACCCGCAGTTCCTCCTTCCGCAGAGGTGATTTCTGTAATGTCTGCCAGTGAACCCGCTACGGAAGCAGAGGCATCGATGTCCTCTGCAGACTTATCAGAGACAGTCCCCATTTTCCCCGGTTACAGCGTGACGGCCGGACAGCTGGAGGCGCTGCAGGGGAAAAACCTGCTCCTGGAGGCAAAGGTTCAGGCAGCCCGGCTGCTAAAAGAGCTGACTTCGGCACAAACTCTGGGGGATGTTGGCAATGTG
It encodes:
- the pilO2 gene encoding type 4b pilus protein PilO2, producing MADIPLSGKPRTQVLRWQRQNWVVGLRWEEKQKSVRRAPVQRRGVLNVVLTVKQGKSRLTALGQIEAGWRHQKLYSLAALFSQQCTPNGYGVYQLDDGRQVFLATVKGMPSPMADVIGTPDQIIRARELFLSFNPAPEDGWTIPSSPEFLQSWDTLVGQVSSAQLRFARVAGVSNPLRAYGAGVLSVTALLGGAVWWSRLPEPPVVPVVQELPPPVQDVFKKAPEPVYLPHPWADMPVARHFLNRCQRWRAAVPVSLDRWRLERIRCSAEGLETVYQRQPGGTAAGFAERVKQVFKRTPVFNLVSGGNEGVVFIPWAKFTLQDETAPDVGTQLMQAVSWFQSRQVSFSLSEVKTPPAMPGDGAGNDAPQPIQDWHEYTFSITDKHMPEWILQGLDMQGVRLSSVGYTLSPQGQFTYQIEGHLYAYAKK
- the pilP gene encoding type IV pilus biogenesis protein PilP — encoded protein: MLMPKNSVFISGVLLMAFSAGAFSQPTPTPAVPPSAEVISVMSASEPATEAEASMSSADLSETVPIFPGYSVTAGQLEALQGKNLLLEAKVQAARLLKELTSAQTLGDVGNVPSTSPFVMGMPADMNATPVHTSPATGRITVLEVSGRGNALQATLSFPDGRQSQVHTGSLVPGTSLKVKAITLSSVTLSDGQQLTF